Within Streptomyces roseirectus, the genomic segment GGAGCCGGCCCCGCCGCAGGAGACCTCTCAAGAGACGTTGCCCGGCAACGAGTTGAACCACTAGTCAGGCAGTCAGGAGTCACGTCATGTCCGAGGGCAGGGAATTCGAGATCGTCCGCGAGTTCGAGGTGGACGCCACGCCGGAGCAGGTGTGGGAGACGGTGACGGGGAACCCCGGCGCGTATCTGTGGCCGATGGAGGCGCCGGAACCGCGCCTCGGGGGCAGCGGTCCTTTCGGGTCGACCGTCACCGCGTGGGACCCGCCGCACCGGTACACCAACCTCAGCGACGACGTCGGCATGTCCGTCCAGTCCCGCAACCAGCTCGACTACGAGATCGAGCCCCGCGACGACGGGCGGCGGGCGTGGGTGCGGTACGTGCACAGCGGGATCTTCGTCGACGACTGGGAGAACCAGTACGACGGGGCCGGGCGGCACACGGACTTCTATCTCCACACGCTGCGCGAGTACTTGACGCACTTCGCGCCGCGCCCGGTCGCCTTCTCGTCGGCCGAAGGCGCCGCCGCCTCCGCGACACCGGACGCGATCGCCCTCGTGGCACGGGAGTTGGGGGTCGGGGAGAGCGCCGGGGAGCGGGTGCGGGTGCACGGGCCCGGTGAGTTCGACGCCGTACTCGACTACCGGACACCGGAGTTCATCGGGCTGCGCACCGAGCACGCACTCGTCCGGATCTTCGGACGGGGGCGGTGGGGCGCGCCGGTCGGGATCAGCGTCCACGACTTCGCACCGGCCGCGGACCCGAAGGGGACGGAGACGGCGTGGCAGGGGTGGCTGGACGGGGTGTTCGGGGCGTAGGGGTCAGCGGGGACGCCAGCCGGCCGCGGCCAGGTCGACAAGGCGGCGGACTTCCGTGGTCGCCTGGTCCGCGCCCAGTTCCTCCAGAGCTGCGGCGAACGCCAGCATGACAGTCGGCAGACCCTGTTTCATGGCGAAGTTGACCAGGGCGAGCACTCTGTTGCGCAGGGTGCCCGAGTCCGTGCTGGGGGCCAGCTGAATGGGTTCGCTGTGGAGCCGTACAGAGTCCAGCCAGACGTCGTAGGTGTCACGGGTGGAGGAGATGGGCGAGCGGACCAGGGCATCGACGAGTGCGGCTTTCTCGCCTGCGCCGAAAGCGGGTGACGGTGCGACAGGGGGAGCGGGAGCCGCTGTCGCCGGGTCCGCCTCGGCCGCCTCCCTCGCGCCCTCCTCCCTCCTTCCCTCCTCCTCCGGCGCCCGCAACCCGAACGCCGGTGGGTAGGACGCTGCCAAGTCCGCGTCCATCTCCGGGAGTTCGCCGCCCGCTGACTGGATCATGTGGTCCGTCAGGCCGATCACGAACTTTTCGTAGGTCTGGGCGTCGCCTCGCATCAGGTCGACGAGGCAGGTCTCGGTGTACGCGGCGCCGAGGGTGGCCATGCGGAGCTGCAACTCGGCGACGTCGTCGGGGAGTTCGCGGGTGAGGCGGGTCCAGAAGAGGGGGAGGATCGATACCGGCTCGGCGGGGAGGGCTTGGCGGGTGCGCTCCTTCATGACCGCCCATTCCCGCGCGCACCAGGGGCTGGAGAGGTAGTCGTCGGTGAGCAGGACGACGAGGAACCGGGCCCGCCCGAGCGCCGAGCCGATCGTGCGGCGCCAGCCCTGCCCGAGGCGGATCGAGCCGACGTTGAGGAACCCCTCGTGCGTGGCCGTGCGCCCGCGCTTGATCTCGACCTCCCGCTGGAGCCGGGCGTGGAACGCCTCGACCAGCGGGTTGTCGGCCGGACGCTCCGCGTAGCTGGTGAAGAAGAACGGCGGTCGATCGGTCATCGGTCCTCTTCCGGGAAGTGGTCAGCGCTGGTTGCCGCGGTTCGCCTTCCACGCGGCGACCGCCTTGTCGACGATACGCCGCACGACGCGCGTCGCCTCGTGGTCGTCCTGCTCCTCCAGGGCGTCGACGAGGGCGCAGAGCACGGTGCAATGGGGCTGCACCACGGCGAAGTTGACGATCGCGATGGTCCGGTTGCGCAGGGAGCCCGTGTCGCTCATGGGGGTCAGCTGGAGCGGGTTGATGGCCAGCCGGATGGACTCCACCCAGAGGTCGAACGTGTCGCGGGTGCGGTTCACCGGCGAGCGCAACAGCGCCTCGAACAGGGTGCGTTTGTCGGTCGTGCTGAGCAGGCTGCCGGTCGGCGGGACCGGGATGCCGTGCGGAGGAGTGTCCAACCCGGCTCCTATGGGCTTGAGTTGGTCCAGGAAGGCGTCGTAGCCGACCTGGTAGACGGTCTCGGCGGCGTTGAGCAGGGCGCCGGGGTGGCCGTTCGTGAGGTGGGCGAGGTGTTCGGCCTGCTCGGGGGTGAGGTCGTTCTCCATCAGCAGGGCCATGGCGACCGCCTCGCTGAGACCGCCGAGGGAGAGGTGGTTCTCGCCCCAGGTCTCCCCCTTGGCGCGGGAGGTGACGAGACGGTGGCTCGTCCCGGGCACGAAGTGGTCGTAGATGCGGTCGGGGTCGGAGACGTTGTCGTACACGAACAGCCACCTGCTGTCCGGTCTGGTCTCCGGGCGCGCGCCGTCGGTCTGCGCCGCGCAGCGCGCCAGCAGCTCGCGGTACTGCGCGTCGATGAGCGCGGACAGCCGCTCGCCGTCCGGCTCGCCGGAGCACTCGAACCACCAGGCCACGTCGTAACGCCGGGTGTAGCGGCGGCAGTAGGCGATCGCCATCTGCGTCTTGCCGAAACCCTGGCCCGGCTCGTCGTCGTGCAGCAGGACGTGGCCGTAGCGCGAGAACAGCCGCATCAGGTCGGCGATCTGCTCGTCGCGGCCCTGGAACGGCAGGCCCTGGTCGGGGATGTTGGATATCGGCGGCGGTGCCGTGGCCGAGCGGGGAGAGTGCGGCAGCGGCACGGGAAGGGTCACCGGCCCTCTCCGCCGTGCTGTCCGGGCAAGGTCGGCCCCGTCTCGTTGACGATGTCGCGCAGCAACCGGGCCTGCCCCTCGTCCGAACCGCTCAGCTGGACGACCGGAACACCCCGGCGCACCAGCAACGGCCGTGGCTCGGCGTCGATCTGAACGGGGATCAGATCCGCCGCGCCGTCACCGACGAACACCTCCTCCCACTGGTGGAGATCGGGTGTCCCGGCGTTGAAGTAGCTGCGGGAGAACACCACGACGACCCGTGAACCCACCGCTCGCGCCCGTGCGACCGCCGTCGACAGCGGCTCCAGCTCCGTCTTCCAGCGCACCTGCCGGACGTCGGCCTCGGCACCGGTACCGGCACCGTCCTCCAGGACCTCCTGGATCCAGTCGGCCCACGGCTGGTCCGCGCCGACGTAACTGATGGCGACCGAGCGGGCCTCGGGCTCGGGCGGCCGGTGGCCGGTGTCGGAGTAGCGCAGGTAGCCGTTGTTCTCGCGGCTGCCCGGCGGGCCCGCGTGGACGACGGTGCGGCCGGGCACCGGGGTGGGCTCGCGGACGTGCGACTTCGTGCCGAACGCCGGGCTCAGCAGCCGGGGCCGGAGACCTTCGAGGGGTTCGAGGCCGATGCCGCGCGCCTTCGCGATGCGCCGGGCCAGCAGGCCGAGGAGGGCGGCGTACAGGTCGTGGGCCTCGGAGAGGTGGGACTGCATCAGGCCCAGCAGCCCGTGCTCCTCGTACAGCCGGGCGGCCCCGGGGTCGGCGTCGGGCAGCTCCGCGAGGAACGGCCACGGGGCGGGGACGCCGCGTGGCCGTTCGTGGCTCTTCACCGGCCGCCACACCAGGGGGACGAGGCAGTCGGAGACGTCCTGGTCCGTCAGGAACTCCTGGCTGCGCATGCGGTGTTGGAACACCGCCCACTCCAGGCCGCAGTCCCGGTCGCGGAAGTACTCCCGGGAGTACAGCGCGACCATCACGTCGATGCGCGTGACCTCGCTCTCCAGGACCGGTCCCGAGCCCTTCTGCGGGCCGAGCACCCCGGCCACCCACAGGCCCTCTTGGGCCTTGAGCCGGTACTCCAGGTCCGCGTGGAAGCGGCTGAGCGACGGCCAGCCGTCGTTACGCGTGCAGCTGGTGTAGAAGTAGTTGAAGGATCGATCCACGCGCCCCTCGCAGACTGCACGGGCTTCGCAACGTCTGGCTCCAGTCGGTCCGGGTCCCCTCGTTCACCGAGGATAGGCTTCCTTGACCGCGCTGGGTACAGTGGAGGAGTGCCTGGCGGGCGCACGCGTCAGGCGTACGGGCACACGTCAGGCGTACGGGGATATTCGCCGACGTCTCACGAGTCCCGGACTTTAGCAGGGTCCGAGGCCGGTCCCACCGCCAGCGCGGGGCCGACCGCTACGCGCCCCCTCAGCGCCGCCCACGGCGGTGCGCACCGGGGGCCGGGGGAGGGGAGGCCGGCGTGACGAGGATCGAGAACGGCCGCGAAGGCGGGCGGGCGCCGGGCGAGTTACCCGGCGCGACCCACGCGGCCTCCACCGAGCGGCTGCCCGCGTTGGCACGCGAAGTGTCCCCCGGCCGGCTCTCCGGTCTGCCGCGTTCGGCGGTGATCGAGGCGCTGCTGCGCCGGGCGGACGACGACGCCCACCGCACTCCGCCGGGGTGGCACAGTGCGGTCTGAGACCCGGACCACCAGTTCGCCGGGCCCCTGGGCTACTCAACCCTCTGTCACCTTCTCCCAGTTCGTCGTCAAGCTGCACAGCCGCTGCGACTTAGCCTGCCCCGACTGCTACGTCTACGCCCTGCGCGACACCGGCTGGACCACCCAGCCCCGCGCGATGCCGTACCGCACAAGGGAGTTGACGGCCCGTCGGATCGCGGAGCACGTCCGCGCGCACCGCCCGCCCCGTGCCCGCGTCATGCTGCACGGCGGTGAACCGCTCCTCGCGGGCCGGCGTCGGCTCGGGCACTTCGCCGAGGCGCTGCGCCGCGAGTGGCGGGACGTGGACACGCCGCTGGACCTCGTCGTGCAGACCAACGGCGCACAACTGGACCGGAGTTGGCTGGAGTTGTTCCGGCGGCACGGCGTCCGCGTCGGGGTCAGCCTGGACGGCACGCGCGAGGCGCACGACCGCAGGCGCAGGCGCCCCTCGGGGCGGGGCACGTACGACGACGTCGTCAGGGCGCTGGACCTGCTGCGTGAACACCCCGACCTGTACGCCGGGTTGCTCTGCACGGTCGATCTCGGAGCCGACCCCGTCGACACCTACGAGGCGCTGATCGAACGTCAACCCCCGGCACTCGACCTCCTGTTGCCGCTCGGTACCCGTCAACACCCCCCGCCGGGACTCCCGTCGGACACGGTGCCGTACGCCCGCTGGCTCGCGGCGGTGTTCGACCGGTGGTTCGACGCGCCGGTCAGGGAGGTCCCGGTACGGATGTTCGACTCGCTGGTGGACCTGCTGCTCGGCGGGGCGACCGGCACCGAACTGTGGGGCGTCGGCGGCTCCGACGTCGTCGTGGTCCAGCCCGACGGGAGCGTCGAGCAGAACGACATCCTCAAGGCCGTCCACGAGGGCGCCGCGTACACCGGGTTCCACGTCGCCCGGCACAGCTTCGACGAGGCCGCCGCGCACCCGGGGTTCGCCGCCGAGCGGGCCGGGCTCGCGGGGCTGTGCGGCGCGTGCCGGGAGTGTCCCGTCGTCCGGATCTGCGGGGGCGGGCTGCGGGCGCACCGGCACCGGGCCGGGAACGGGTACGACAACCCGTCCTGCTACTGCGCCGACCTCAGGGCGTTCATCGCGCATGTTTCCGAACGAGTGAACGACAGTCTGCTCGCACTGGTGAAAGGCTGTCACAACCCCGTTACAGAGCAAGGGAATCCCTCTACCATGGGGATGCCCGCCGGGGTAGACCCGTTGCACTGATCAGTGGAGTCGCAAGGGCCTGGGCGGGCCGGGGGGAGGCGAGCATGGTGCCGTATTTCTTCGTCAGCCATGCTGTGGAGGGCGTGGGCCGACGGGACGTCGAGCACTTCCACGCGGATCTGCAGACCGAGATACGCGGACGCAGAGGCCGCGACCCCGGATACGAAGGACTCCTCGCCGACCACCGCCGCGGCGACTTCACCCGCACCCCGCCCCCCGAGATCCCGGCGATGAACTGCCGTTGTCTCGTGGTCCTCTACTCGCGGGAATACCTCCGCAGCCCCGCCTGCGGCTACGACCTGTCGGTGTTCGAGGAACGCCTCAACTGGCGGGTGCACCGCACCGGCGACGCCTCGGTGCGGCCCGTCGGCGTGGTGTGGCAGAGCGCGGGACTGCCCGCGCGGCTGGTGGAGGAGACGGCACGGCAGTCGGGGCAGACGGTCGTCGGCGACTATCCGCGCGGCGGGGTGGGGCAGTTGATCCGTGACCCGGCGGCGCGGGGCGGGTACTTACGGGTGGTGCGGAATGTCGTGGACCGTGTACTCGCGGCCGCGGACCGAACACCACCGACCATGACCGCACATGATGTCGGGTACCTCACGCCTTTCCGGCCTATGTCCCCTACGTCTGCGGTCTCATGGGATGTGCACCTTGCCCCTGTACCGGTACCGTGGCTGACCGGGCGCACCGGTACGCCACAGGAGACGGCACCCCCACGGGCCGCGATCGACCGGCCGGACTCGCCCCCTCGCACCAGATCGTGGTTCTCCTCCCCGGAGGACGGTGAGCGTCCCGTCCTCCGAGGACCGCATGGCTGACGCGAACATGTGGAGCAGCATCAATGAGCAGCGTGGAGCCGGAGCCGCCCGGCGCCGAGGCCGCCCATGAACCGGCGACCGTAGTCACCTTCTACTCGTACAAAGGAGGCGTGGGCCGCACGATGGCCCTGGCCAACGTCGCCTGGATCCTGGCGACCGAGGGCAGCCGCGTGCTCGTCGTCGACTGGGACCTGGAGTCACCCGGACTCCACCGCTTCTACCATCCCTTCCTGAACGACCCGGAGTTGACCCGCACCACCGGTGTCGTCGACATGGTCCAGGGCTACGGCAGAGGCGTCGAGGCCCTGCTCCGGCAGGAGTTGGACGAGGACGAGTTCGAACTCGGGCTCGGTGAACTCCTGTCGGAGCACACCGACGTCCTCGCCCACCGCGACACCGTCCGCTGGAGCGACTTCCGCACCCCGGGCTCGGTCGACTACCTCGGCCCCGGCGTGCAGAACAAGCAGTACAGCGAACGCGTCGCCTACTTCGACTGGGCCGCGTTCTACGCGCAGCACCGCGGCAAACGCTTCGTGGAGACACTGCGCGAGCGCCTGCGCCGAGGGCCCTACGACTACGTCCTCATCGACAGTCGCACCGGCCACTCCGACAACGCGAGCGTGTGCACGCTGTGGCTGCCCGACGTCGTCGTCGCCGGGTTCAACCTGAGCAACCAGTCCATCGAGGGCACCGCCTCGGTCGCCCACCAGATCCACCAGCAGGCGCGCGAGGCGGGCCGGGAGATCCGCATCCTGCCCGTGCCGATGCGCGTCGAGCACGCCGAACCCGGCAAGGCGGGCCGCCGCCGCGCCTACGTCGAACAGCGGTTCGCCGGCCTCGTCGCGCCCCTCACCACCGGCTCCCTGGAGGAGTACTGGGGCCAGGTCGAGGTGCCCCACCACCCGGCCTTCGCCTACGAGGAGACCCTGGTCCCCTTCACCCTGCGCCCCGGCACCAAGTCCCTCCAACTCGACGCCTACGTACGGATCGCGCAGGAGATCAGCCGCGGCAAGGTCTCCTGCGTACGGCCCGTCCCCGAACCCCTGCGCCTCGGGTTCGCCGAGCGGTTCGAGGAGGTCCGCACACCCGGCCGGCGCACCGCGCGGATCGTGTACGCCACGCCCGACCGGCTGTGGGCCGAGTGGATCCGCGGCGTCCTCGCCCGGGTCGGCATCAGCTGCGAGACGACCGCCGAATGGGACCCGCGCACGGCCGGCGCCGATACGAAACCGACGTACACGATCCTCGTCGTCTCGCCCGCCCTGCAGTCCGCGCCCGCGCTCGACGCCGTCATCCAGCAGCACATCCGGGCCGCCGGACGCCTCGGCTCCGGGGACCGGACGGACTCGATCGTCGCCGTACGCGTCGAGGAGACCCGCGTCCGCCCGCCGCTCGGCGACCTCAAGGGACCGCACTTGCAGAGCCTCGGCGAGAACGAGGCCGAGGAACTGCTCCTGGAGCACTTCGCGCACAACGGGCAGGCCCGCACGCCCAGTTCGGGCGGCGTACGGTTCCCGGGGACCAAGCCGAAGATCTGGCAGGCCCCGCCCAGGAGCGCCACCTTCCAGGGCCGCGAGAAGAGCATCGGCGACCTGCGCGACGCCTTCCCGCCCGGCCGCTCGGTCGCCCCCGCGATCCTCACCGGCCCCCTCGGCGTCGGCAAGAGCCGTATCGCCCTGGAGTTCGCCTACCGCTTCGCCGCCGACTACGACGCCATCTGGTGGCTGCGCGCCGACACCGCCGACTCCGTGCGCGAGGAACTGGCCGCCCTCGGCGAGCGGTTGGGCATCGCCAGCAAGTCCGCCACCGACGCCGTCGCCCGCACCCTGGCCGCCCTCGCCGACGGCTGGGGCGAGCACCAGCGCTTCCTGCTCGTCTACGACGACGCCCGCAGGCCTGCCGACCTGGGCGGCCTGCTGCCCGGCGGCGGCAGCAGCCACGTCCTGATCACCTCCGACGCCGACGGCTGGCACACCCAGGGCCGCCCGTTCCCGGTCGAGATGCCCACCGAGGGCGAGGCCGCCGAACAACTGCGCCTGCACTTCCCCGGATTGCCCGCGGCGCTCGCCCGGGACATCCTCGACGTCTCCGGGCGGCTCCCGCAGACCGTCGAACAGGCCGCCGCCTACATCAAGAACGCCGAACTGCCCCTGCGCGAGGCCATCACCGCCTACGCCGAGGCCATGCGCGCCCGCGCCGAGGACGGCCCCGTCCAGGCCGGCACCGAACCCGGCTACCCGGCCGCCGCGCACGCCACCTGGGCCGTCTCCATGGAGTCGCTGCGCGCCGACCACCCCGCCGCCGAACGCGTCCTGCTGCTCCTCGCCCACCTCGCCCCGACCGGCGCCGCCCTCGACGTCCTGCGCGCCCCCGCCGCGCTCGGCTGGCTGCGCCCTGGCGGGGAGCGGGCCACCCCCGCGAGCGCCGGACGCGCCTTCCACGCGCTCGGCGAACACGCCCTCGCCCGCGTCGACCACGGCGTCGGCCGCGTCGTCGGCGACCCGATGGGCCTGCGCTTCCTGCGCGAATCCCTCACCGCCGACGAGTTCCGCACCTCCCGCGAGGCCGCCCAGCGGATCCTCGCCTCCCTCGTCCCGCCGGGCCCCGAGGCCGACGAGGAGCGCCACCGGCTGGTGTTCGAGGAACTGGACCAGCACGTCGCCACCAGCGGCGCCGCCCTCAGCGAGGACCCCGACGTCCGGCGCTGGCTCGTCGTCCAGGTCCGCCACCGGCGCACCGTCCGCCGCCTCGAACCCGCCCGCGCGCTCGCCGAACAGCTCCTGAACACGTGGACGCAGCGGTACGGGAGCCTCGAAACGACCGAGGACGTCCTGACGCTCCGGCTCGCCGTCGAACTGGGCAACGTGCACCGCGACGCGGGACGCTTCGCCGCCGCCGAGGAGATCAACCACCGCGCGCTGAACCGGCTGCGCGCCACGCTCGGCCTGGAACACCCGTACACGCTGCGCAGCGCCACCGGACGCGGCGCCGAACTGCGCGCCCTCGGCGAGGTCCAGGACGCCTTCGCCGAGGACCAGTCGACGGCCGACATCCTCACCTCGGTCTCCGGCGCCGACAACCCCTACACCCTGATGGCCTTCCTCAACCTCGGCCTCTCCCTGGCGATGGTCGGCATGACCGCCGAAGCCCTCGACCTGCACCGCGAGACCTACGAACGCTGCCGCCGCGTCCTCGGCATCGAACACGAGCTGACCCTCAGCCTCGGCATCCAACTCGGCTGCCGCTACCGGGAGTCGGGCAACTACACCACCTCCCTCGCCCAGCTGCGGCAGGCCCTCACCGAGGCCGAGGAGCACCACGGCGAGTCCGACCCCGTCACCCTCTACGCGAGCCGCGCCCTCGCCGCGACCCTGCGCCGCGCCGGCCGTGGCGACCCCGCCCACCTCAGCACCGCCCGCAAGTGCGACGCGGACGCCATGGCCGGCTGGCTCGCCTACGCCGGACCCGAACACCACGAACGCCTCGCCGCCGGACTCGCCCTCGCCGCGGACCTGCGGCTGCTCGGCGAGCACACCGAGGCGTGCCGGCTCGCGGAGGACTGCGTGCGCCGGTACGCGACCTGGAGCGAGGGACACCCCTTCCACCGCATCGCCCAGACCAACCTCGCGCTGTGCCGCCGCAGCGCCGGACTCCTCGACGGCACCGCCGAGTTGAGCGAACAGGGCTGGCAGGGCCTCGCCGACTCCCTCGGCTCCGACCACCCGTTGACCCTCATCGCCGGCCTCGACCACGCGAACGCCCTGGTGTACGTGGGGGAGTCGGCCGCCGCCCTCGAACTCGACCGGCGCACCTACGACCGGCTCCGCGTCCGCTGCGGCGACCGCCACCCCCTCACCTCGTTCGCCGCCGCCAACCTCCAGGACAGCCAGGCCCGCGCCGGCGAGACCGCCGCCGGCCTGCCGGGCACCGCACGGACAGAGCTCGACCTCGATGTCCCGTACATCTGATCGAGAGTCAGAAACACGCTACGGGGCACCAGTCGGGTACCGCGCGAGAGGGGGACGGCAGTGAGGAACGGACGGGAATGGGGACAGCCCTGGTCGGCGGCGGTGCTCGCGCCCTGGCGGGGCACCGGCGCGAGCCTCGTCACGGCCACCGCCGGGGCGCTGATCGACGCCGAGATGGGGCCCAAGGGGCAGGACGTCGTCCTCATGGACGCCGACCTGGAGACCGCCGGACTCACCTCGCTGCTCGGCGCCTGGCGGACGTCCGGGTCCTGTGAGGAGGACTGCGGGCTCGTCGGGTTCGCCAAGGAGGAGAAGATCGCGCTGCACGACCGTACCGCCGCCCCGTTCCTCGTCCGGCTGCGCGCCCACGACGGCCGCAGCGAGGGCATGACCCTCTTCAGCGGGCTGCGCGGCAGGGGCAGTTCGGCGTTCACCGCACGGCGCGACCTGCCCGACATCGTCGGCCGCGCCGCCGAGAGCCTGGCCGAGATCGCCGGCTGCCTCCTCGTCGACTGCGGAACCGGCTGGGGGCCGTGCACCCGGCGCGTGTGCGACGCCGTCGAGTACGTCTTCCTCGTCGGCCCGCCGGACGGCCGTCCCCATCCCGCCGTACGCGAACTCACCGCCGAGCTGGAGCGCGCGGGGCTGCTGGGCAAACTCGCCGGATACGTGGCGAACAGACCCGGTCCGGGTCCGCGATTTACCGGCCAGAATCGGCTGAACGGGGTTGGAGGCGCCCGTTCCAGGGACACACTGCCAGTACGTACCGTGCTCGACCTGCCCGAAGACCCCCGCGCCGCGCAGACCGTCGCCCAGGGGGCCCTGCCCGGCCCGCAGAGCCCCTTCGGGAAGGCGTTCCGCGAGGGTCTGGAAGCACTCGAACCCGATTTGTTCCGCACCGGCTTCGGCCCAGGCGGCCACTGAGAGGAGGCGTGGTGGACACCGTTGATCCCGACCGTACCGACACACCCACCGGGACGCCGGGGGGAACCTCTTCGGGGGTGAGCCCCGCTCTGGCGAGTCCGGCGCGGCTGCGCGCCGCCCATGTCACCGACGCCAGCGACGACTTCGTCGACATGTGCGCCGACGCGCTGCACCCCGACGGGCTCCACCACGTCGCCGCCTACCACCGGGGCGTCTACAACTACTCCGTGGACATCCTGGAGTCGGTCGCCGAGGACGCCGCCGTCGACCGCGACCTCTACATCCGCGTGGGCCGGCAGCTCAACTTCCTGCTCGGCCGGATGGACCGCGCGCTGCGCCCCGCCGAGAGCGGCCGGCTCATCCGCACCGTCCTTCGGCTCGGCGACGCCTCCGTCTTCCACTACTACGTCCGCCCCGGCGAATACCTCACCGGCGTCTCGCTCGGCGCCGCGCACGACGAACCCGGCGACCGCGCGATGGCCCGCCTCGCCACCCGGTTCGCCGCGACTCTGCGCCAACGCGGCCTCAACTACGGCGGGTTCGAGGAGGACGACTTCAAGGACACGGCGCCGGACGGCCGTTCGGGCGGCCCGACGACCGTCGCCGATGCCCTGCACACCGACCGCTCCGGCGCCGTCGGCCCGCACCCCGAGTCCCTGCTCACCGCCTGCTCCGCCGCGCTGTCCGTCGAGGACCTGCACTACGTCGCCTACCTCGACCCGGCGGGCTTCCTCTCCGCCGACGTCCTCGAACTCGC encodes:
- a CDS encoding toll/interleukin-1 receptor domain-containing protein, whose product is MDRSFNYFYTSCTRNDGWPSLSRFHADLEYRLKAQEGLWVAGVLGPQKGSGPVLESEVTRIDVMVALYSREYFRDRDCGLEWAVFQHRMRSQEFLTDQDVSDCLVPLVWRPVKSHERPRGVPAPWPFLAELPDADPGAARLYEEHGLLGLMQSHLSEAHDLYAALLGLLARRIAKARGIGLEPLEGLRPRLLSPAFGTKSHVREPTPVPGRTVVHAGPPGSRENNGYLRYSDTGHRPPEPEARSVAISYVGADQPWADWIQEVLEDGAGTGAEADVRQVRWKTELEPLSTAVARARAVGSRVVVVFSRSYFNAGTPDLHQWEEVFVGDGAADLIPVQIDAEPRPLLVRRGVPVVQLSGSDEGQARLLRDIVNETGPTLPGQHGGEGR
- a CDS encoding MinD/ParA family ATP-binding protein, with amino-acid sequence MRNGREWGQPWSAAVLAPWRGTGASLVTATAGALIDAEMGPKGQDVVLMDADLETAGLTSLLGAWRTSGSCEEDCGLVGFAKEEKIALHDRTAAPFLVRLRAHDGRSEGMTLFSGLRGRGSSAFTARRDLPDIVGRAAESLAEIAGCLLVDCGTGWGPCTRRVCDAVEYVFLVGPPDGRPHPAVRELTAELERAGLLGKLAGYVANRPGPGPRFTGQNRLNGVGGARSRDTLPVRTVLDLPEDPRAAQTVAQGALPGPQSPFGKAFREGLEALEPDLFRTGFGPGGH
- the fxsT gene encoding FxSxx-COOH system tetratricopeptide repeat protein; its protein translation is MSSVEPEPPGAEAAHEPATVVTFYSYKGGVGRTMALANVAWILATEGSRVLVVDWDLESPGLHRFYHPFLNDPELTRTTGVVDMVQGYGRGVEALLRQELDEDEFELGLGELLSEHTDVLAHRDTVRWSDFRTPGSVDYLGPGVQNKQYSERVAYFDWAAFYAQHRGKRFVETLRERLRRGPYDYVLIDSRTGHSDNASVCTLWLPDVVVAGFNLSNQSIEGTASVAHQIHQQAREAGREIRILPVPMRVEHAEPGKAGRRRAYVEQRFAGLVAPLTTGSLEEYWGQVEVPHHPAFAYEETLVPFTLRPGTKSLQLDAYVRIAQEISRGKVSCVRPVPEPLRLGFAERFEEVRTPGRRTARIVYATPDRLWAEWIRGVLARVGISCETTAEWDPRTAGADTKPTYTILVVSPALQSAPALDAVIQQHIRAAGRLGSGDRTDSIVAVRVEETRVRPPLGDLKGPHLQSLGENEAEELLLEHFAHNGQARTPSSGGVRFPGTKPKIWQAPPRSATFQGREKSIGDLRDAFPPGRSVAPAILTGPLGVGKSRIALEFAYRFAADYDAIWWLRADTADSVREELAALGERLGIASKSATDAVARTLAALADGWGEHQRFLLVYDDARRPADLGGLLPGGGSSHVLITSDADGWHTQGRPFPVEMPTEGEAAEQLRLHFPGLPAALARDILDVSGRLPQTVEQAAAYIKNAELPLREAITAYAEAMRARAEDGPVQAGTEPGYPAAAHATWAVSMESLRADHPAAERVLLLLAHLAPTGAALDVLRAPAALGWLRPGGERATPASAGRAFHALGEHALARVDHGVGRVVGDPMGLRFLRESLTADEFRTSREAAQRILASLVPPGPEADEERHRLVFEELDQHVATSGAALSEDPDVRRWLVVQVRHRRTVRRLEPARALAEQLLNTWTQRYGSLETTEDVLTLRLAVELGNVHRDAGRFAAAEEINHRALNRLRATLGLEHPYTLRSATGRGAELRALGEVQDAFAEDQSTADILTSVSGADNPYTLMAFLNLGLSLAMVGMTAEALDLHRETYERCRRVLGIEHELTLSLGIQLGCRYRESGNYTTSLAQLRQALTEAEEHHGESDPVTLYASRALAATLRRAGRGDPAHLSTARKCDADAMAGWLAYAGPEHHERLAAGLALAADLRLLGEHTEACRLAEDCVRRYATWSEGHPFHRIAQTNLALCRRSAGLLDGTAELSEQGWQGLADSLGSDHPLTLIAGLDHANALVYVGESAAALELDRRTYDRLRVRCGDRHPLTSFAAANLQDSQARAGETAAGLPGTARTELDLDVPYI
- a CDS encoding SRPBCC family protein → MSEGREFEIVREFEVDATPEQVWETVTGNPGAYLWPMEAPEPRLGGSGPFGSTVTAWDPPHRYTNLSDDVGMSVQSRNQLDYEIEPRDDGRRAWVRYVHSGIFVDDWENQYDGAGRHTDFYLHTLREYLTHFAPRPVAFSSAEGAAASATPDAIALVARELGVGESAGERVRVHGPGEFDAVLDYRTPEFIGLRTEHALVRIFGRGRWGAPVGISVHDFAPAADPKGTETAWQGWLDGVFGA
- a CDS encoding toll/interleukin-1 receptor domain-containing protein: MTDRPPFFFTSYAERPADNPLVEAFHARLQREVEIKRGRTATHEGFLNVGSIRLGQGWRRTIGSALGRARFLVVLLTDDYLSSPWCAREWAVMKERTRQALPAEPVSILPLFWTRLTRELPDDVAELQLRMATLGAAYTETCLVDLMRGDAQTYEKFVIGLTDHMIQSAGGELPEMDADLAASYPPAFGLRAPEEEGRREEGAREAAEADPATAAPAPPVAPSPAFGAGEKAALVDALVRSPISSTRDTYDVWLDSVRLHSEPIQLAPSTDSGTLRNRVLALVNFAMKQGLPTVMLAFAAALEELGADQATTEVRRLVDLAAAGWRPR
- a CDS encoding FxsB family cyclophane-forming radical SAM/SPASM peptide maturase; the encoded protein is MRSETRTTSSPGPWATQPSVTFSQFVVKLHSRCDLACPDCYVYALRDTGWTTQPRAMPYRTRELTARRIAEHVRAHRPPRARVMLHGGEPLLAGRRRLGHFAEALRREWRDVDTPLDLVVQTNGAQLDRSWLELFRRHGVRVGVSLDGTREAHDRRRRRPSGRGTYDDVVRALDLLREHPDLYAGLLCTVDLGADPVDTYEALIERQPPALDLLLPLGTRQHPPPGLPSDTVPYARWLAAVFDRWFDAPVREVPVRMFDSLVDLLLGGATGTELWGVGGSDVVVVQPDGSVEQNDILKAVHEGAAYTGFHVARHSFDEAAAHPGFAAERAGLAGLCGACRECPVVRICGGGLRAHRHRAGNGYDNPSCYCADLRAFIAHVSERVNDSLLALVKGCHNPVTEQGNPSTMGMPAGVDPLH